One segment of Rhodopirellula baltica SH 1 DNA contains the following:
- a CDS encoding ABC transporter permease translates to MIQLYGLRKDYRVGDHDLPVLKGITLNIEAGEYVALMGSSGSGKTTLMNLLGSLDHPTDGDYHLAGIDVSSLTPLELAAFRSQHIGFVFQNFNLLPRATALDNVMLPTIYASDGRSRRECIEDATKLLESVGLGGRLDHMPNQLSGGERQRIAIARALMNRPKLLLADEPTGNLDTVTEQEILALFRQLNQEHGITLVVVTHDAEVAHEADRVVRMKDGLVAEDVRQRASTVDRSRLANSRAEPLREPASAWSLPATWNAIVVAVLALRRNALRTVLTMLGVIIGVASVISTMELSAGASTAIEETVASMGASMLTISPGKASSTSGRQRPIQIIPDDVVAVAEQCSAVKVAAPLVYSQVQLVRQNRRWSPNLALGTTSQYLAARNWDQLELGTPFTQEQVLDAAKVCILGKTVAHELFDSEYPIGEEIRVNGVPLRVVGVLTEKGGDVIGNDQDDIIIGPWTTFKLRVNSSTGATAQFSTFADQMPPMQLASTRRSTQREEIHQIYVEAESPDHVELARQQITQVLSRRHNVEPAGAYRINDITEVSKVVGQVVGGVSALGLVIAGVSLMVGGVGIMNIMLVSVTERTREIGLRMAVGANRSAILRQFLIEATVLCVVGGFIGIFAGHMWSVLVGRVIGWPTAMSIWAPIVAVTVAATVGIVFGYYPARTASRLNPIDALRYE, encoded by the coding sequence GTGATCCAACTGTATGGCCTTCGCAAAGATTATCGGGTCGGTGACCACGATCTGCCGGTGCTCAAGGGCATCACGCTGAACATCGAAGCGGGGGAATATGTTGCGTTGATGGGATCGTCGGGGTCTGGGAAGACAACCCTGATGAACTTGTTGGGGAGTTTGGATCATCCGACCGATGGTGACTACCACTTGGCCGGGATTGATGTTTCAAGTTTGACTCCGTTGGAGTTGGCCGCGTTTCGAAGCCAGCACATCGGGTTTGTCTTTCAGAACTTCAACCTGCTGCCACGGGCGACGGCACTCGACAACGTGATGCTGCCGACGATCTATGCCTCCGACGGAAGGTCCAGGCGGGAGTGCATCGAAGACGCGACGAAGTTGCTGGAGTCCGTCGGTTTGGGAGGTCGGTTGGACCACATGCCCAATCAATTGTCCGGTGGCGAACGACAGCGAATCGCGATCGCTCGAGCGTTGATGAACCGCCCCAAATTGTTGCTGGCCGACGAGCCAACCGGGAACCTGGACACGGTCACCGAACAAGAAATTCTGGCGTTGTTTCGTCAGCTCAATCAAGAACACGGCATCACGTTGGTGGTCGTCACGCACGATGCGGAGGTCGCTCATGAAGCGGACCGTGTCGTGCGCATGAAAGACGGTTTGGTCGCTGAGGATGTACGTCAACGTGCTTCGACCGTTGATCGGTCTCGCCTTGCGAATTCCAGAGCTGAGCCGCTGCGTGAGCCGGCGTCCGCCTGGTCGCTGCCCGCGACTTGGAATGCGATTGTTGTGGCTGTTTTGGCACTCCGTCGCAACGCGTTGCGGACCGTGCTGACGATGCTGGGGGTGATCATCGGTGTTGCCTCGGTGATTTCGACGATGGAGCTCAGTGCGGGGGCATCCACCGCGATTGAAGAAACCGTCGCGAGCATGGGCGCCAGCATGCTGACGATCAGTCCGGGGAAAGCGTCCAGTACCAGTGGACGTCAACGACCGATCCAGATCATTCCTGATGACGTCGTTGCGGTCGCCGAGCAATGTTCGGCCGTCAAGGTTGCCGCTCCGCTTGTGTATTCGCAGGTCCAGTTGGTCCGCCAGAATCGCCGCTGGAGCCCCAATCTTGCTCTCGGTACAACGTCGCAATACTTGGCGGCAAGGAACTGGGATCAGTTGGAACTGGGCACACCGTTCACGCAGGAACAAGTTCTCGATGCGGCGAAGGTTTGCATCTTGGGCAAAACCGTTGCTCACGAATTGTTTGACTCGGAGTACCCGATCGGCGAAGAAATTCGCGTCAACGGGGTTCCGCTTCGCGTGGTCGGCGTCCTTACCGAAAAGGGCGGGGATGTGATCGGGAACGATCAAGACGACATCATCATCGGACCGTGGACGACGTTCAAACTTCGAGTCAACAGCAGCACCGGCGCGACGGCTCAGTTCAGCACGTTCGCGGATCAGATGCCGCCGATGCAATTGGCATCAACCAGACGCTCGACGCAGCGAGAAGAGATTCACCAAATCTATGTGGAGGCCGAGTCGCCGGATCACGTGGAGTTGGCTCGGCAACAAATCACTCAGGTGCTTTCCCGTCGTCACAACGTCGAACCGGCGGGGGCTTATCGCATCAATGACATCACCGAAGTATCCAAAGTGGTTGGACAAGTCGTCGGTGGTGTATCGGCATTGGGTTTGGTGATTGCCGGCGTCTCACTGATGGTCGGCGGCGTGGGAATCATGAACATCATGTTAGTCTCGGTCACCGAGCGGACGCGAGAAATCGGATTGCGGATGGCGGTCGGAGCCAACCGCAGTGCGATCCTTCGTCAATTTCTAATCGAAGCGACGGTGTTGTGCGTGGTGGGCGGATTCATTGGCATCTTCGCCGGCCACATGTGGTCTGTGTTGGTTGGCCGAGTGATCGGTTGGCCGACCGCGATGTCGATCTGGGCTCCGATCGTTGCCGTGACGGTTGCCGCGACGGTGGGAATCGTTTTCGGTTACTACCCCGCTCGAACAGCATCGCGATTGAATCCAATCGATGCGTTGCGGTACGAGTGA